The Entelurus aequoreus isolate RoL-2023_Sb linkage group LG04, RoL_Eaeq_v1.1, whole genome shotgun sequence nucleotide sequence cattttttgctaaaatgtagtaaggggggaccctgtcgtaaaaatgccaaaaaacggacttgcttcagcagtacaattctggttctgtagttgtaggagatgtctcaaaacgtcatcaggagtccctacaaaacctaaaaatggcataaaatgctttttttgggaaaactttttttttacaaaaaaaaattcaaaaaacagacttgcttcagcagcacaattctggtgctgtagttgtaggagatgcctcaaaacgtcatcaggagtcccgactaaacccgtaaatgtaagaaaatgtaagaaaatgcattttttaagaaaaatattttttgctaaaatgtcgtaaggggggaccctgtcgtaaaaatgccaaaaaacggacttgcttcagcagcacaattctggtgctgtagttgtaggagatgtctcaaaacgtcatcaggagtcccgacaaaacctaaaaatggcataaaatgctttttttgggaaaactttttttttacaaaaaaaaattcaaaaaacagacttgcttcagcagcacaattctggtgctgtagttgtaggagatgtctcaaaacgtcatcaggagtcccgactaaacccgtaaatgtaagaaaatgtaagaaaatgcattttttaagaaaaacattttttgccaaaatgtagtaaggggggaccctgtcgtaaaaatgccaaaaaacggacttgcttcagcagtacaattctggtgctgtagttgtaggagatgtctcaaaacgtcatcaggagtcccgactaaacccgtaaatgtaagaaaatgtaagaaaatgcattttttaagaaaaacattttttgccaaaatgtagtaaggggggaccctgtcgtaaaaatgccaaaaaactcacttgcttcagcagcacaattctggtgctttagttgtatggagatgtctcaaaacgtcatcaggagtcccgactaaacccgaaaatggagaaaattagaagaaaatgcatattttacggaaaaaaaatattttgcaaaatgtcgtaaaaaaaattcaaaaaaacggacttgcttcagcagaacaattctggtgctgtagttgtaggagatgtctcaaaacgtcatcaggagtcccgactaaacccgtaaatgtaagaaaatgtaagaaaatgcattttttaagaaaaacattttttgctaaaatgtcgtaaaaatgccaaaaaacggacatgcttcagcagtacaatttaggtgctgtagttgtaggagatgtctcaaaacgtcatcaggagtccctacaaaacctaaaaatggcataaaatgctttttttgggaaaactttttttttacaaaaaaaaattcaaaaaacagacttgcttcagcagcacaattctggtgctgtagttgtaggagatgtctcaaaacgtcatcaggagtcccgactaaacctaaaaatggcataaaatgctttttttgggaaaactttttttttacaaaaattttttccaaaaaacggacttgcttcagcagcacaattctggtgctgtagttgtaggagatgtctcaaaacgtcatcaggagtcccgactaaacccgtaaatgtaagaaaatgcattttttacgagaaacattttttgctaaaatgtcgtaaggggggaccctgtcgtaaaaatgccaaaaaacggacttgcttcagcagtacaattctggtgctgtagttgtaggagatgtctcaaaacgtcatcaggagtccctacaaaacctaaaaatggcataaaatgctttttttgggaaaactttttttttacaaaaaaaaattcaaaaaacagacttgcttcagcagcacaattctggtgctgtagttgtaggagatgtctcaaaacgtcatcaggagtcccgactaaacccgtaaatgtaagaaaatgtaagaaaatgcattttttaagaaaaacattttttgctaaaatgtcgtaaggggggaccctgtcgtaaaaatgccaaaaaacggacttgcttcagcagtacaattctggtgctgtagttgtaggagatgtctcaaaacgtcaccaggagtccctacaaaacctaaaaatggcatataatgctttttttgggaaaacttttttttacaaaaaaatgttccaaaaaacggacttgcttcagcagcacaattctggtgctgtagttgtaggagatgtctcaaaacgtcatcagaagtcccgactaaacccgtaaatgtaagaaaatgtaagaaaatgcattttttaagaaaaacattttttgctaaaatgtcgtaaggggggaccctgtcgtaaaaattccaaaaaacggacttgcttcagcagtacaattctggtgctgtagttgtaggagatgtctcaaaacgtcatcaggagtcccgactaaacctgtaaatgtaaaaaaacgtaagaaaatgcattttttaagaaaaacattttttgctaaaatgtcgtaaggggggaccctgtcgtaaaaatgccaaaaaacggacttgcttcagcagtacaattctggtgctgtagttgtaggagatgtctcaaaacgtcatcaggagtccctacaaaacctaaaaatggcataaaatgctttttttgggaaaactttttttttacaaaaaaatgttccaaaaaacggacttgcttcagcagcacaattctggtgctgtagttgtaggagatgtctcaaaacgtcatcaggagtcccgactaaacccgtaaatgtaagaaaatgcattttttaagaaaaacattttttgctaaaatgtcgtaaggggggaccctgtcgtaaaaatgccaaaaaacggacttgcttcagcagtacaattctggtgctgtagttgtaggagatgtctcaaaacgtcatcaggagtccctacaaaacctaaaaatggcataaaatgctttttttgggaaaactttttttttacaaaaaaatgttccaaaaaacggacttgcttcagcagcacaattctggtgctgtagttgtaggagatgtctcaaaacgtcatcaggagtcccgactaaacccgtaaatgtaagaaaatgcatttttaaagaaaaacattttttgctaaaatgtcgtaaggaaaGGAACCCTGTCattaaaaaatgccaaaaaacggacttgcttcagcagcacaattctggtgctgtagttgtagtagatgtctcaaaacgtcatcaggagtccctacaaaacctaaaaatggcatgaaatgcttttttttggaaaactttttttcacaaaaaaaaattcaaaaaacagacttgcttcagcagcacaattctggtgctgtagttgtaggagatgtctcaaaacatatatatatatatatatatatatatatatatatatatatatatatatatatatatatatatatatatatatatatatatatatatatatatatatatatatatgtgtatatatatatatatatatatatgtatatataatatatgtgtatatatatataatatatgtgtgtatatatatataaataatatatgtatatatatatagtgtgtatatatatatatatatatatatatatatatatatatatatacacatattatatatatatatatatatatacacacatatatatatatatatatatatatacacacacatatatatatatatatatatatatatatacacacatatatatatatatatatatatatatacacacacatatatatatatatatatatatatatatatatatatatatatatatatatatatatatatatatatatatatatatatgtgtgtgtatatatatatatatatatatatatatatatatatatatatatgtgtgtatatatatatatatatatatatatatgtgtgtgtatatatatatatatatatatatatgtgtgtatatatatatatatatatataatatgtgtatatatatatatatatatatatatatatatatatatatatatatatatatatatatatatatatatatatatatatacacactatatatatatacatatattatttataatgtatgtatatatatatatgtgtgtgtgtgtgtgtgtgtgtgtatatatatgtgtatcgacagctcttcctcccaaggaagtcaaagtctgctgtccactcccaagttcttttaatggcaaataagctgatgttaaattgaccaccaaaagcagtagttggtatttcgttgtttattgtcaaatctttggcaataatgagaccaacccagcacccaagcgttccccagcccggtccagatcggtctaccaaaaccccggaactcctgtctacttcctccttctcctgtccccccccaccccccccccccccccccacctaccgtttccccagtctagctgtgcttcttatcttaggaatgtaatggcagtctcaacaaagacagcgctctgactctaaccaaggacactcgaatccaagcactttgtaccacacgagacattagctgatgtaaatatgactataggagtttttagaaagaagtaacacttaaatatggatatatggaaaatatctcgttccatcaatacatacatacatatatatatatatatatataatatgtatataatatgtatgtatatatatagtgtgtatatatatatatatatatgtatataatatgtatgtatgtatatataatgtatgtatgtatatatatatagtatatatgtatgtatgtatatataatgtatatatgtatgtatgtgtgtatatatatatacatatatgtatatgtatatatacatatacacacatatatatatacacacacacatatatatatatacacacacacatatatatacacatacatatataatatatgtgtgtatatatatatatatatatacacactatatatatatatatatatatatatatatatatatatatatatatatatatatatatatatatatgtatgtgtatatatatatatatgtgtatatatatgtgtgtgtatatatatatatatatactgtatatatatatatatatttataaatgatacataaatacaaatgatgacagatgtgaataacaacatgtattgtctgtgttattatgtaaaggaggggtgtttGTAATGTATAAATATGTGGCCCCTAGTTGGAAAATATTTGGACACTGGTCAACTGTAGGAATTATAATTACAAAATCATGGTTAGTTTTTACAAATGTTGACAGATGTGAATAAGAACATGTATCGTCTgtgtgttatgatgtaaaggaggggtgcttgtaatgtatttgtatttggccCTTTAATTGGAAAATATTTTGACAGCCTTTGTCAACTGTAGgaattataattattaaaatcATGGTTAGTTTTTACaaatgttgacaaatgtgaaTAAGAACATGTATTGtctgttatgatgtaaaggaggggtgcttgtaatgtataagtatgtgtcaatgagaggacattttatgacttttcttaatttgatgacatgctatagtataattttattgcatgtttttgtatctctttaatttaggtaaccagggactgcagatggtaATGAGCTccaatctggtgcagaacatatccgTCTTTGGGTTGAATGTCTCTTCAAGTTAAGACTCAACTAAACTAATAGTGCACCTAAAGTgtgagaaaacaacaacaaaaatagaaaTGAGTGTGATCCCTTAATGGTAGACCTTGTGTTGAACATGAAGCTGCATTCAAGGACACGGGTCAATGGTATATTGTTTTATTGGAGttggaaaaaaagtacaaagacaaAGTGAACGTGACAAACTTGCGAAGTGAAAGTGAGTGGTTGAGGGCGAGGCTGAGCGGGATTAAAAACGGAGAAGAAAAGGGGATTTGTGTTAATGGAGCGTTGGAGTGGACGAGGGCACCTGAAGGCAACACGAGTTaaagcacaacataaacacagaagAACATGTTTGGTATTTCACTGAATAATGTGCTGACGTCACAGTTTTTTTTGTCTTCTCTCCTCTAGAAGGTGTACGGCCCGATGTAGATGGAGAGTCTGAGGGCGGAGCTGCTCTGGTAGCTGCCCTGGTAGCTGAGCAGCGGGTTGACGGACACCATCTCCAGGTCCAGCGTGTACTCCCTGGGTCCTGAGACGGCCCGGGCCAGGACCAGCATGGCGCTGATGTTGTTGATTTGCTGCAAACGGGGAGTAAGGCGTCGCAGGTGAACCACTAGGGATGAAAAAACGGCCAACGTTTATTTGCTGGTCTCCTCACCCTGATGTAGAAGTCGCCGTTGTCGTCGCCCGAGCGGATCCTGAAGGTGTTGTACGCTCCCGGGGACACGCTGGTGGCCTGGATCTGGAAGATGTCCGAGGGCACGGAGCGCTCCGAGGTGATGCTCATGTAGCGGTGGACGATGGAGAAAGGTAGGTCTCTGCAGCCGGGCTTGGTGACGGGACACACGCAGCGACTAGAAAACAGAGACAGGGTGGACTCACTATGCATCACAGCTGCAGTTCACGAATCAGCCAGCAGAGGGAGGCAAGAAGTTACTAATTATTGTTGCAGCACTTTATATAATCACCTTCCAAAACTTTTACTGCTcaaatttggggggaaaaaagtggtTATGATAAATTAAAGATACCGTGCATCGCCAAAAAATGTAAACtttgtataataaataaaaaatatttttttgtatttattatatacatgtactgtatgctgggataggctccatcgtACCTGCGACCCTAATGAGGAGAagcagtatagaaaatggatattttaaaaatgtagttCTAGTgaatcagtattttttttttttttttttttacccaaaacaTTTTAACTacacaaaaattaatcctactcTCACTGAATGAgttgtatttttaatgttgtatttcaaATGGAAATATCtttaaaatataaatgaaatacataacatcatttaaaataaatacttataattacaaataatacattaattggaaatatatatatatagtaaaatatGGATTTTGTTTTGGTGAACGGTTATCTTTTAGTAAAGTGACAAAAGTCTGTTtagattctatttttatttttatcacaatatttcatagttccataatttttttgttctacgtccaaaaaaatattcataaTCTTTATGTACAAAGTGTGGCTCATCAACataccaaaaataaaataaaatttaaaaaaatacaaatacatttggaaaaaaaaagagtaaaagttGAAATAATGCACTTTGCAGACGTACCTCGATATAAAGGccacaataaaactaaaataaatagatcaaataaatcaatcaatataaaaatataaatacatttgaaaaaaagagtaaaaGTTGAAATAATGCACTTTGCAGACCTACCTCGATATTAAGGccacaataaaacaaaacaaaaatagatcaaataaataaatacacatttcaattacagtaagggaacaaaaaaataataaaactgctTTGCTTGTGTTGGTATTTTATGAATAAATCGTTAAAATGTGATCGCGATTTGCTGGTGATAAATTTTCAATTAttacaatttcaaaataaaaatagagtGCAAAATGTAGTTGACTATCAGTTGTGGAATTCTAGTCCCTCACTTGAATGAGATGTGTACAAAACGGGACAAAGATTTCACTTTGGAACTGACTGAATACTTTAGTTCCGTACTTCTTTGCACATTTACATGGCTTGCTTTTACATGCTATCAAATATATTTTCAATTCCCAGCATGGAAAACGTTGACACTCTTTTTGCTGGACGGCCAAATAAGATCCGTTTCTCAGCAGCTTTAgccaggtgtaatacacttttccaccacttgtggcagtaatgacaacaggaaacagaagaagtctcgagctaaagttaaagttaaagattcccgggcgcggcactgctgctgcccaagtcataaagaagtttcttCAGCGCAGAAATGAGGACTAAAGTCAGGCGTGTcgaacttgtttttattgagggccacatcacagttatggtggccctcagagggccgcttttaacagtgaataatattcaGTATGGATATAAATGTGTATAATTGtctcttttttatgtaaaaagcaAATCTTTAGATTGTGCTGtttaaa carries:
- the LOC133648339 gene encoding EGF-containing fibulin-like extracellular matrix protein 2 — encoded protein: MHSESTLSLFSSRCVCPVTKPGCRDLPFSIVHRYMSITSERSVPSDIFQIQATSVSPGAYNTFRIRSGDDNGDFYIRQINNISAMLVLARAVSGPREYTLDLEMVSVNPLLSYQGSYQSSSALRLSIYIGPYTF